TAAACCCGATGAACAACCTTCTTAAGTACATTCATCATATAAGCTTATCAGTATATGTAAAGGCAGTATATCAACCTCAACTTCTTGGCAAATAGCTCAACAGAAATACCCCACTTTAAAACAAAACATCAGCTTTGCAGCTGCCGAGCTCATGCCATTAGATATTCATATAACATTTTGTGATTTTAGTAGTGGAAGTTCTTTATGCTACAGAATATCAGAATGTATCCATCTTTCAGTAAACACCATAGAGCTATAATCCACCTGTCTCCTATGATCCAGAAAGCAGCTAAATCAAACTAATACAAACTACTCCAAAAGCATTAAGATtcaactaataattttaatattgacatcTAATAATCTACATGATGGTTTCTGGAATAGTAAGCTTACAGCTGTCATAATTGCTCACGGATAAAAGCCATTGATCTCAACATGGAAGCCAGCATATCTCTAGAAACCTGGAATTTCACTTCTGTTTCTCCAGTTGTTGTTTTGGTGTCTTGGAGCTAAGAAGTACaagcaaataaattttatgttattactACTATCACTTTATAAACCGGGCCCGGCTTATAAAACGGCCTAGCCTTTCCAATCTCGTAGATAAAGGATAGTTATTAACATAGGCTCACAGCAAAGTCAGCACAGCACAGCCCAAGCagcaaaatatttaataggaAAAAACATAGATCCTTAGTGCTTGGAAGCATTGAAGTCCAGGGATTGAAATCTCAAGCCAACAACTCTCTTATCAATTAACAAATCTGTtctaattgatttataattgGATGAGGGCTAGGAATGGGAATGCCTACCCTCCTAAGGGCAGCATATGCAcattatttcatttcaattcCAATTTGTTTGCCGAAAGAAAACGGGAGTTCATTTCTCTGATAATGTAAAgacggaaaaaaaaaaaaaacacctaAATGGATTTCTCCAAGTGATTTTCAGTACTGAAATAAAGACTATTTTTTTCTGTGAGTAACATGTGATATTGCTCTTTCATTTGAAATATCACATCAATCAAAACAAGTTTCCAATTTTGATGAGCAAAATTCAATTTGGAAAAAGACTGTTTTGTTCATGGAAATAGTTAAAATGTCCTAGGCTCACAAAATCttatacataatttaaaatgcaTCATGAATGGCTTGCATCTCTAAATTAAAAACTGCATAATCTCCCTGTTCTTGACAAGGTCATTGTCCATCGCATATCAGCATCCTAAATGTGTCTAGCCATATCTAAGCATCATTACAGCATGTTGAAGCAGCGggaatttagttttgaatatctataagaaattagagaagaaaactttaaaatttgtgTTACACAAGCAGGTATAGATGGTTTATAATGGTAAAACATAAGTCCAAAAATGTGTACTCAGGATGTAATGCTTGCAAAAGAATAAATCTGATGAGCAGTGCCAATCGACAGAactgaagaaaagaaaatgtaatagGGAAATAAATCAAGCATTTCAAGGcagagaaatattaattaaagagaaaagaaaaggcccATTCAATTTCAATATAAGCATAATGACTTAATATTGACTATCCATAGAAATATTTGTAAAAGATGAGTTGAAAGTGAATAAATAGATAACAAACTAAAAGACTAAAAAGATCCATCACTAGTCTTCGATAAAATATTCCAGGAGAGCTAAACACAGATTTCGTAAATTGACAGAGAAGCAAAAGACATTAAAAGCCCATTAATTCTTCAAGAGGTATCACATGTTAAAGTGAGTATTACCTTCCAAATAGCATGCCATGCCAAGTGATAAACATACCAAGGTTGCTAAATGTAGGACATGCTTGGATGAATTGTTCAAATGACTTAGTAAACCACATACAGCTCAGGGACTAAAATGCTGAGAACTTTGGTAAAGTTTGCTGGATGCACTAATGTCAATTCTCAAAAGGATTTAGAATGGAGTAAAGTAGttaatattagtatataatCTAGTACTTAATAATTTATCCTTTTAGCATGCCATATTTTTTACATCAACAATTTGATACATATGAGGCAAGTACTATCGCATTAAGAAGACGCCCTGTAGAATAATTATCTAGTGGTTCCATTCGGAATCAGAAAAGTATAATTGGAATTACTCTTAAGTACAACCTATATAAATATGCTAAGCATTTGAAGCTTCAACAGACTGCAAAAAAGTTATTCTTCAATATGATGGAAACTcaatgccaagaaaataaacttgtgGACAGAAATGAAGGAGAAGTcacaattgaaagaatttaATCAAGTTTTATCAGTTTTGTTTCCTCCATCACATGTTGCAACCAACATCACTGAAGTgctaaatttaactttttcccTCTTATAGATGTGTATAAAAGTCAGCACTATAGGTATACGAAATGGTTTTCTTGCATATTTTCAGTATCACTTAGTACAAAATGTCAGTTTAGCTAGAAAACAAATCTTAGCTACATGATGGGTGCTTCTAGATATTCATTTCATTCACCATGAATGAGTTAGGGGTGATCGATGATGATAGTGGCCCATGATTTATGCAATACCACTAACTTCAATCTCTTCGCACAAGAATCCGCACTGTGCAGAACAACATAGATTTTTCAGTATCTATGGACTATGATTATAAACCACAAAAACATGGCATGAAGTGAAGTTGAAGATGATAGGAATGAATAAGGCTGACTTGAGAAGACTATTCTACTAAAGAATACCAATGAGATCATAGGGAAAGCAAAGGAGATTGAGCCACTGACACAGAAGAAGACAAGGAAAATACACCGAGTATTAATCAGAATGAGGTTCAAAAGAGAGTAATATGCAACTGGTGGAGAGTCCGATATGGATTGAATTCTGAGTTCCATTGAAGTTCGTTTTCTTGACAAAGGTTTAACTTCTAATATTAATGCTTCTTATCTCTCATTGGCCTGTTATTTTCTGAATCAATATGTCATAAGattcattatttaaatgaCAATAACACTAAAGTCATAACTGAGTATTAGGCACCCAAAATTTAAAGCAAACTGACTTTCAATTCTTGTTTAAAACTTAAGGCACTGGTGCAACTTCTCAACAGTTGTACATTTAAGCATCAAACACCATTAAAGTGAAAAACCTTTCAGCTTATACTTAACCAGTTAGGTGATTTATAGATCAGGTCTAATAATATTCTTAACTATAGCAAATTACAAATGTTTGAGGGAGAAAAGGATATGGCAGCTGAAATAAATCAAGAAATGGAATCTACAGAAGGAAACTCCCCACAATGTCATTGCTGACAACAGcagaaagaagataaaaaattcttaGTTTCTGTACCTTTAAATTAATGACAGCAACTCGATTGGCTGGTGCTGTAAGCTGCTGACTGATATAAGCCATGGATTTTAACATAGGCTCTAGTGTGATCCTTGTTAGCCTAAACTGGACATCTGTTTCCCCTGATGGATTCTTTCCATAATCTTGCAGCTACAACAgcaataatagaaattaaCATAAGAAAGCACACATGCAGAATGTAACAACTGAAGAATAGTAAAAGGAACATTTTACTGACACTGACAGTAAATCTATTTACATATGAAAGAAGTAAAGAGAAGCAGAATGAGCTAAACAGCATTATAAGTGTCAGTGAGAATACTAATAATGTCATACAAGTTTTATGGAGACATCACTAATCTCTTTCTAAAGATGTCAAGTTTTGTAACAACTAATTATAGCTGCAGCTTGAAAACAGTATACTTTCAAAGAATTATCAGCTCATAAAAAGGAAAGACATGAATACCTTCAAGTTGATGACAGCTACTTTTTCGGCTGGTGTTGAAGTCTTATTTTCTATAACCCATGTCATGGACTTAAAATAAGTGAGAACCACCTGCACCATTCAACTGTAATGAGCACCAAACCTTCTGATGCTTGCTACACAAAATGTGCACCAATGACACATCATAACAAGCAAAACTAAatggtaaaaaaataaataataataattggtaTCCATACCGTGTTATCAGAAGGTCCACCATCACGGTGGATAGAAACAGGAGAAATGCTGGGCTGGTTCAAATCAGCAGCAGGTACTCCCACATCATTAAGATTAAACCGATGCGGTGCATCTTGCCAGTGCCACAATGATGGGACCATTTCAGGAACTGAAAAGGTGGATTTCTTGCTACTGTCTTCCAAACTATTTTCACTTCCCTGGGAGATAGGAGGAGCAAATTTAGCAACATTTTTCTTCATAGATGCAATCTTTTTTACACCCTCGCTTAAAGCACTAATTGCCACATTATAGGTCTCAACAGCAACTGCTCCTTCCTCAGCATATTTAATGGCTTCCAGGCACAGATTGTTAAAGCGAGAGGTCAGAGCTTCAAAACCTTGCAGATTGGCAACTTGTTCCTCTAATCTAACCCAAGATTTGGCATTCCTTGTCCATCTCTTCAATAGATAATGCGATGGAAGGGTTAGAACATTTGTCACAGTGAAGACAGTTAATATATGTCGACACAGAATGCCACAATATTCAAACATCTGACAACTACAACTCGCTTTCATCTCAGAAACATTCAAAGTCACTATGTATGCTTTGTCATCATGTTCATACTTAGCAACCCTAAACTTACTCACAACCCCATCGCCCTCAATGTTATTTGCTGTATATACAAAAGTTTCAACTAGCTCTTCCTGAAACTTTGCAAACACTTTCTTAGTGTACAGGTTTGCAGCCTGTTGTTCCATTGGTGATGGTGTCTTAAGCACCAGATTCGTGCAAATTGTATCATAATCTGCttctatttccttttctagaGAATGCTCAAGAGCTCTTTCATACTGCTTAAAGAACATAGGTATTGTGGTCTGTTGATTCACATACCCATCAAAAAAAGAGCTAACCCCTTGGTTTGAAGAAAGTGCAGCAAAGAAAGTGCCACGAAAATAAACCGGTGCCCACTGTTTACGAGCATTATACACAGCCTGAAGCCACTCATTCTTCTGGAGATTAAATTTATCCAGAAGCGCAACCCATGATGATTCAAAATCCTCAATTGTCTCAGAAAAGTTAATGCAGCTATATAGTTCTCCATAGAAAGACGGATGAGCAAGGTAAATATGAGACAGCCTTTCTTGGCCTTCTCTCAAGATGTGCCACTTGCAGATGCAATGGCGAGTATCTGGAAGCACCTGAGCAACTGCCATTTGTATGGCTCTATCTTGGTCAGTGGTGAGAGAAACAGGAGGTCTGTCATTCATTGCAGATAGCCATGTTTTAAATAGCCAAGTAAAGGAAGATTCAGATTCATCTAGAAGCAATGCACAGCCAAATAATACCATTTGACCATGATGATTCACCCCTGTGAAAGGAGCAAATGGGACCTGATAGTGATTTGGTCTATACATTGTGTCAAAAATAACTGCATCACCAAAGTGATTATACGCCATCCTTGATCTTGCATCAGCCCAGAAGACATTAGTCATGCGGTTATCATCATCAAGTTGTATTGCATAGTAGAAGCCCGCGTTCTTAGCCTGCATTTTCTGAAAATAGTTCAGGAGATTTTGTGCATCACTTCCAAGGGTTTTCTTTCTGCTAGGAGGACTCACATAACTCATAGGTGCATGTCTAACCTTCCTAACTGGGCGTTTAGGTTCTAAAGGAGAAGCATTCCTGGCAAGATTGGATTCATAAGACACATAATTTCCATCATCAGAAACATAAACATCACTAGTAGCATCTGGTGCTTCAGCCACAAACTTTGTAGAACCAGCAAAATGTCTGCGAGGCCGAAGGTAATGAACCTTGCTAGGAATAACCATAGAATGGTTATGGTCCTCTATAAATTTTCTCACAACCCAATTGTCAGAATCTTTTCTCTCTATCCTAAGCATTGCATTGCAGCTCTCAAAATTCCTCCTTTTAAGTACCTCTCTAGAACATGCAAAGTCCCAACTTACAATTGGTCCATCAGGCTTAGCACGGGTAAACTGACCAACATGAGTGCTAAATCCCATACGCCTGGCATATGCATCATAGAATGCCTTCGCAATATCCTCCGATTCAAACTCCATACCCAAATGTGGTAAAACACTACCATCATCATCCTGATTTCTAATCATCATGTCAGCAGAATCTTCATTTACATTTTGTTTCTCAGGTTTATTAGAATCAATAATAGCTGTTGCATTATGATCATCGGTCTTTTTCCCTTCAACACCTTCCACTTCAGCATCCATAAACGTAGTATGAAGTGGATTGGTTGTGTTTACTCCAGCAGGCTATAGCCTATTCTTCATCGTTAATGCAAGCACATAAGGACGAAACAAAAGCCTACAATTGATATCTATTCTCACTATAATAATTACTCAAAGTAGCCTATATTAAAATGCTTACAGATAAGAATATTGGCTGCATGTATATATCTAAATACGCTATTAGTGCTAGAAAACAACTatcatttctttattctaaGAAGCAAATACGATATAACTcccatcaaataaaatatggtAAGTAAATAGAAGACGCATTATTTCTTGAATTTCTTAAGGATTCCTAGAGAGGAAAATATTAGAGTCACAGAAACGAAATTCTTTCGACCATGTCAAATGTCAAAGAATTCACTAACTCTTGAAAgcagacttcactatttcagCAATGAATAATAAGAAACCTGAATGTTAATGAAAAGAAAGCCCCAATCTAGTAGCAtgaacaagaaaagaagatgaaaCTGACCTTAACAAACAACTTGTGAAGAAGCCAATTAAGCTGAATAAATAAAGCCATAAATACCCATTATCCCCTGTTTCTCTGTTGATACTGATATCCTCCTTGAATTCggtttttgtttttcattttctttcttttaaagagaatttatcataattatttataatatataacaaCTCCTTCGAATTTGGAAAGAAAGAGTGAAATTTGGGTGCAGAATAGTTGGAGGAGCCCCAATCCCTGAACAGTGAAAGTAACAAACCCGTTTTCTTTCTTAGCATTTTTCCTTTGTGGTCCTTtataatgtttaattttaCTGTTTCAGCCCCCTTTCTTTCAATTTCACGATGGATTTCGTAATGCTAATTGAATTTCTGCAGTTTACGCGCGTGTAAAgcacacatatatataattaaagtttaCTATATTTAATGTTTACTTAAAGTTTACTattttaacttattagttTTGAGTTTActgtttaatttaaatgatttaatataataatttttaattaagatttattttaacaataaaattataattaatttaaatgacTAATTTAATACAAATCGCAATATTCAGTATATATGCGttaatatagatatttataataatcaatatagtaataaattttattcccaaaaacaaaaactttgtaaaaaatttaaattcttaattaaaagaaaatataaaactaaaagtaaataaatgaaaattatcaaattaatttaaacagataatttaaataagaaatatataaaaaagatatgaaAACTTAGCacactttatttattaaaaatatacttacATAACTAATGATTCACTTGTGTTAATCTAAGTCCTTTCATGACTTTGGGAATCCTTGATTTTGATCTTGACAATAAAATTGAGATGtactaatttcatattttaagtCTCTTTTATATAGTGTTAAAGTGGTTTAAGCATTGGACACAAGGTCTTAGAGAAAATCAAATAGCTTTGCTGAAACTGCAAAAGAGCCCTAACAGCTATATTCAGAAAGCGCGGGAGCGCTTCTCTGGCAGAAAGTTACTTTTGCCACATTACTTTTTCATTACATTTAATGAAGTGTAGGCTATTTGTAACGTCTCTAAGAGGTTGGTATATGTGTAAATACCCCTCCTAAAGACTTAGACAATGGTTGTTCAATTTTCTAAGTGCCCAAACTATTTCTAAGTGCCCAAACTATTTTTACATTAAATTCTCTTTGTGTAGGTTTAAGTGTGAGCCATAAAACACTTATAAAAGATTGGATGTTAGCCTTAAACACTTGGGTAAGGGTTTGAGAGTTAGCCTAGGAAGAAAAACTCTTGTAAGGTTTGGTGTGAGTCTAAACACTAAGTTTGGGAGTGAGCTTGGGAAAACTCTTAGGGAAAAGTTTGAGTGTGAGCTTGAGAACTCTTGGATTTGATCTTGCACCCGCAAAAGAATCACTGATAGTGAGTGTCtattcttttcctctttccttctcttctttgcataaattttcaatttttcattaacCTTCCACACACCAATTCAACCTTCTCTTCTTGGTGTATTAAGAAACAACAACTTGTTATcaatacaaagaaaataaatatacagaCTTAAGAATACACTGTAGATTTTTCTAAAGTATGTAAAGAAAGGTAGAGTGTCTATAAGTTCTCTAAAATTATTCTGCCTTTCATCCTAAGAGGAGTCCATTTATGTTATGCACTTGTTATCCTTGCATATAAGTCGcgtcttcttttcttcttcttttttcttctcttctttggaatgtgtcttttttattttcttctttttatcaaCTCCACCTCCTACTCTTTCAAAAGCCATCAATTTTCAAGCTAACATCCTTTCGCATCCAAATATAAAGACTTTCCTATGTCTTCTCCTTTTTCCAAGCTATCTATCCTTGGTCACAAGGCATGGAGTCTGATGGTTCAGAGAAGAAAACATCGATGTTGTAATTGATTCATATCAAAGATTTGAGAATCACAGTGACGATAAGAAGCATAAATCTATAGATAACTTAAGCATGCAAGAAGTAAATCATTTTGTCTTGGTCGTACTGAAACTTGTGTAATAATAGTTGCATTTCCCACAATCTTATGTAGATAACAACCAaatcttttcttctcttatactttaatttttgctTAAGCCGTTGTGGGCGATAGTTTCGGAcgtgcacccaagtgtctctagCGACTATGGCACTATAGAGATTTTCAAACTAATcgggaacacgctaactagtgaCAGAGATTAGCACAAAGATGTGAGTCGCCACCCGGGTAATTCTCcgagacacttttactaatgagtgatgTTTCCTGACTCTATAAGGAAGTTTTGCCCATCCATAGATGGATTCcaaagccaacttccttatttgtgtatccttaactttattatttaacatgtTATTCTCTATAAATGCAACAGTTATATTTCTACAAGCATCCATTACAACATGTGAGGTTCGCCTAAGTCTagctcatttttatttaagcccaAGCCAATTTAAATGGTTAACCTAGTTAGctattcaattatatataaaagccCATCTTAGTCTGgcccaattataaattatacttttattgcaaggcttttaacctaaatggactactttttacATAAAGCCCAATATGGTGACCTTATTCTAAGTGAGCCCTATttggttaattaaaatatggcaaaacccactaagtctatatggattttaattGAAGCTCAATTACCATCTTATTAACTTAATGGAATATACTTTTTCACGTCAAGTCCAATTTTAAGATCTAATGTCTATATGTCTAGTTTTAATTACACAATTAGATAGCAATTTTTTAGTATACATCCAAAATAAAGCATAATAAAGtacaacaaaaattaaatctagttATTACAATCTTCCTAcaactaaaagaattaaaaaaaaaagctaataaactaaattacaGTATATAAGAATtgccaaaaatataaaaaaaatttgaaattaggGCAGAATAGATGCAGAGCTGATTGTCATGAGGGATAGAGCCTACCGGCTTAATGTTAAGTTAATTGGCTCTAAGGCTAAATTGCTAGTATTTtgcttgttttctcaatttccCTCGTTCATAAACTGATTTTGACATgcatagaagaaaaaaattgattaatacATGTACTTGAACCAgataaaagcataaaattcaataaaataaaataaaataaaatcatgtaaaaattgaaaactaaCAAAAGACAAAAACTTAATCATGGTAGATTCTAAACTTAATCATGCAAAcctaaaatcaaaactaaatacataattttattaacaaattaatcTAACATCTAACCCTAATCTTTCAAATcatcaaatattcaaaatcctaatgaagatatattatcatattttaaaaccCAACAAGATGacattatcaaattttaaagaaaagcaTACACAATCATAGTAAAAACACACTAGAATACCCTAAATCATGTTGACATTAgtaaaaatcctaaatcatgtttctaaaacaATGGAaagagacaaaaagaaaaaataattatgctGATGATACAGACTTTTAAAACCCTCAAGTTATCATTGTATTATGCAGATCCTCGAGTCTCTAGAGATGACAAGGAGGTGGAATCAAATATTGGATATGAATCCAACCTTTTCTAAGGTTTGATTAAATGCTTGTTAGGTAAAAAAAGATTACTAGCATTCTAAATAGT
The nucleotide sequence above comes from Ricinus communis isolate WT05 ecotype wild-type chromosome 6, ASM1957865v1, whole genome shotgun sequence. Encoded proteins:
- the LOC8282529 gene encoding protein FAR1-RELATED SEQUENCE 3, with the translated sequence MDAEVEGVEGKKTDDHNATAIIDSNKPEKQNVNEDSADMMIRNQDDDGSVLPHLGMEFESEDIAKAFYDAYARRMGFSTHVGQFTRAKPDGPIVSWDFACSREVLKRRNFESCNAMLRIERKDSDNWVVRKFIEDHNHSMVIPSKVHYLRPRRHFAGSTKFVAEAPDATSDVYVSDDGNYVSYESNLARNASPLEPKRPVRKVRHAPMSYVSPPSRKKTLGSDAQNLLNYFQKMQAKNAGFYYAIQLDDDNRMTNVFWADARSRMAYNHFGDAVIFDTMYRPNHYQVPFAPFTGVNHHGQMVLFGCALLLDESESSFTWLFKTWLSAMNDRPPVSLTTDQDRAIQMAVAQVLPDTRHCICKWHILREGQERLSHIYLAHPSFYGELYSCINFSETIEDFESSWVALLDKFNLQKNEWLQAVYNARKQWAPVYFRGTFFAALSSNQGVSSFFDGYVNQQTTIPMFFKQYERALEHSLEKEIEADYDTICTNLVLKTPSPMEQQAANLYTKKVFAKFQEELVETFVYTANNIEGDGVVSKFRVAKYEHDDKAYIVTLNVSEMKASCSCQMFEYCGILCRHILTVFTVTNVLTLPSHYLLKRWTRNAKSWVRLEEQVANLQGFEALTSRFNNLCLEAIKYAEEGAVAVETYNVAISALSEGVKKIASMKKNVAKFAPPISQGSENSLEDSSKKSTFSVPEMVPSLWHWQDAPHRFNLNDVGVPAADLNQPSISPVSIHRDGGPSDNTVVLTYFKSMTWVIENKTSTPAEKVAVINLKLQDYGKNPSGETDVQFRLTRITLEPMLKSMAYISQQLTAPANRVAVINLKLQDTKTTTGETEVKFQVSRDMLASMLRSMAFIREQL